The genomic interval gtcggagggtcagtactgagggagcgccgcactgtcggagggtcagtactgagggagcgcctcactgtcggagggtcagtactgagggagcgccgcactgtcggagggtcagtactgagggagcgccgcactgtcggagggtcagtactgagggagcgccgcactgtcggagggtcagtactgagggagcgccgcactgtcggaggatcagtactgagggagcgccgcactgtcggagggtcagtactgagggagcgccacactgtcggagggtcagtactgagggagagccgcagtgtcggagggtcagtactgagggagcgccgcactgtcggagggtcagtactgagggagcgccgcactgtcggagggtcagtactgagggagcgccacactgtcggagggtcagtactgagggagcgccacactgtcggaggggctgtcttTCAGGGTGAGACGTTAAactcgaggcccccgtctgccctgtcgggtggatgtaaaagatctcacggccactattggaagatgaGCTGGAGGGGGGGGGGTACGGAGTGGGCTGGTGGATGTTGCGGGGAGttgcccccccaaccccccccggtGTCAACCAACATTAGtaaaaaagatgagctgggtgctcTATCACAATGCTGTCTgtcgggatcctgctgtgcacagattggctggtgTGATTGCTGCACACTTCAGGAAACCCCTCCCATTGTCTGTTCGGAGCTTTGGGAGATCCTGCGCTCGGAGAAACACGAATCTAGTCTGAATCTCTCCCTGCCAGACCACGGCCTCTCTCATTTCCGACAACACCCTTTCTTTCAGGTCCGCCTATTATGAGTTTGACTACCCCGTCTTCTGGAACGACAGTTATTTCTGGAACTTTACTTACCCCGATTCGATGTATGAGGATGAGGATGATGAGTTTGGACCCCGATTGATGTCACCGTCCATATTGGCCATTGTCATGTACGCCATCACATTTGTCCTGGGCGCCCCTGGCAACGCAGCGGTGATCTGGGTGTCGGGCTTCAAGATGAAGAGGACGGTGAACGCCGTGTGGTTCCTGAACCTGGCCGTGGCAGACTTGGCCTACTGCTGCTCGCTGCCCTTTCAGATCGCCAACGTGGTGCTCCGGAACCGCTGGCCCAGCCACGACCTGCTCTGCAAGCTCCTGCCGTCGGCCATTGTCCTCAACATGTCCGCCAGCGTCTTCCTGCTGACCCTGGTCAGTGTCGACCGCTGCCTGGCCGTCACCATGCCCGTCTGGTCGCAGCGCGGCCGGACCCTGGCGGCCGCCCGGGCGGCCTGCGCCGGGGCCTGGCTCCTGGCCCTCCTCATGTGCTTGCCCACCCTCCTGCACCGCCGCGTCACCACCCTCCCGGAGCTCGGCATCAGCTTCTGCTCCCTCAACTACAGCGAGGCCTACTTCGGGGCGAGGACCAAGCAGGTGGTGGAGGCGACGCGGGCCCTCTTTGCGTTCGCTCTCCCGTTCCTGGTCATGGCGGCCTGCTACGTGCTGATAGGCCTGAAGGTGCAGGGCTCCAGGTTCGCCAAGTCCAAGAGGCCCATCCGACTCATCGCGGCCGTGGTGCTCGCCTTCTTCGTCTGCTGGCTCCCCTACCACGTCTTCGGCTTGATGCAGGCCTTCGCCCCCCACCCAGTCGCCATGACCTGGGACAACGCCGCGGTGGGCCTGGCCTCCCTCAACAGCGCCCTCAACCCCATCCTCTACGTGTTCGTGGGCCGCGACTTCCGTCAGAGGTTCCGGCGGTCCGTGACCACCTCACTGCGCAAGGCCTTCAGCGAGGACCTCAGCCAGTCAGTCAACAGCACGCGTCTCCGCAGCCGGTCCAGCTTCGAGTGTAATCTGTGAGAGTGTATCACCGGGCTTTGTTATTGTGCCGTCTAACTGTGCTTTATTAATCTGAGTTGAAATAGTTAACCACATTGTCTGGTTGTCCATTATTATACTGACCTCACTTGGCCACACAGTAATTGGGTAAATCAGCTCGTGGATCAAACAAcacaagatcagtgggaggtgtcggAAGAAGAATTTAATGtgacacaactggagtattgcgtcccgttctggtcaccacactttaggaaggatgtgcgggtcctcgagagggtgcggaggagatttaccagaatggttccagggatgaggggttttagcTACAATGTTgggttttgtgacggggaggtcgtgtctcgcgaacttaatctatgccccctggttattgacccgtccgttaagggaaaaagtttcttcctatctaacctatcaatacccctcataattttgtacacctcaatcaggtcccccctcagccttctctgctctaaggaaaacaaccctagcctatccagtctctcttcattgctgaaatgctccagcccaggcaacatcctggtgaatctcctctgcaccctctccagtgcaatcacatccttcctatagtgtggtgcccagaactgtacacagtactccagctgtggcttaactagtgttttatacagctccatcataacctccctgctcttatattctatgcctcggccaataaaggcaagtatcccaaatgccttcctaaccaccttatctacctgtgctgctgccttcagtgatctatggacacatacaccaaagtccctctgaccctctgtacgtcctagggtcctaccatccattgtatattcccttgccttgttagtcctcccaaaatgcatcacctcacacttctcaggattaaattccatttgccactgccctgcccatcttaccagcccatctatatcgtcctgtaatctaaggctttcctcctcactatttacgacaccaccaattttcgtgtcatctgcgaacttactagtcatacctcctatattcacgtctaaatcattaatatgcactacaaacagcaagggtcccaacaccgatccctgtggtacaccactggtcacaggcttccactcgcaaaaacaaccctcgaccatca from Heterodontus francisci isolate sHetFra1 chromosome 49, sHetFra1.hap1, whole genome shotgun sequence carries:
- the LOC137358412 gene encoding C3a anaphylatoxin chemotactic receptor-like isoform X3, translated to MSAYYEFDYPVFWNDSYFWNFTYPDSMYEDEDDEFGPRLMSPSILAIVMYAITFVLGAPGNAAVIWVSGFKMKRTVNAVWFLNLAVADLAYCCSLPFQIANVVLRNRWPSHDLLCKLLPSAIVLNMSASVFLLTLVSVDRCLAVTMPVWSQRGRTLAAARAACAGAWLLALLMCLPTLLHRRVTTLPELGISFCSLNYSEAYFGARTKQVVEATRALFAFALPFLVMAACYVLIGLKVQGSRFAKSKRPIRLIAAVVLAFFVCWLPYHVFGLMQAFAPHPVAMTWDNAAVGLASLNSALNPILYVFVGRDFRQRFRRSVTTSLRKAFSEDLSQSVNSTRLRSRSSFECNL
- the LOC137358412 gene encoding C3a anaphylatoxin chemotactic receptor-like isoform X2; protein product: MFLSERSAYYEFDYPVFWNDSYFWNFTYPDSMYEDEDDEFGPRLMSPSILAIVMYAITFVLGAPGNAAVIWVSGFKMKRTVNAVWFLNLAVADLAYCCSLPFQIANVVLRNRWPSHDLLCKLLPSAIVLNMSASVFLLTLVSVDRCLAVTMPVWSQRGRTLAAARAACAGAWLLALLMCLPTLLHRRVTTLPELGISFCSLNYSEAYFGARTKQVVEATRALFAFALPFLVMAACYVLIGLKVQGSRFAKSKRPIRLIAAVVLAFFVCWLPYHVFGLMQAFAPHPVAMTWDNAAVGLASLNSALNPILYVFVGRDFRQRFRRSVTTSLRKAFSEDLSQSVNSTRLRSRSSFECNL
- the LOC137358412 gene encoding C3a anaphylatoxin chemotactic receptor-like isoform X1, whose amino-acid sequence is MGCRARLRSSSWQTSSQRDRLSMKQIKYPEYSTQISQGFERSAYYEFDYPVFWNDSYFWNFTYPDSMYEDEDDEFGPRLMSPSILAIVMYAITFVLGAPGNAAVIWVSGFKMKRTVNAVWFLNLAVADLAYCCSLPFQIANVVLRNRWPSHDLLCKLLPSAIVLNMSASVFLLTLVSVDRCLAVTMPVWSQRGRTLAAARAACAGAWLLALLMCLPTLLHRRVTTLPELGISFCSLNYSEAYFGARTKQVVEATRALFAFALPFLVMAACYVLIGLKVQGSRFAKSKRPIRLIAAVVLAFFVCWLPYHVFGLMQAFAPHPVAMTWDNAAVGLASLNSALNPILYVFVGRDFRQRFRRSVTTSLRKAFSEDLSQSVNSTRLRSRSSFECNL